In a genomic window of Punica granatum isolate Tunisia-2019 chromosome 6, ASM765513v2, whole genome shotgun sequence:
- the LOC116210274 gene encoding paired amphipathic helix protein Sin3-like 5, translating into MVKVKPSRSDAIDFYNKVRDAFGDESLELHLFIEAFRKYRSSLDSAVFLDKVTTLLGARPDLLRSLNFLFLPDERKIKIRGINDPRRNKAVSKLMFECTIDFVTRARKQLRHHPGVYESFVKIVSTNKGDLVEAYSKVSILLKDFPDLLCDCSRYFPKSVIKRAKEPETSLSCARFGPSYMLLPEAKVKSRPGSGLAAQVLNHHVVLKRNFPMSDSSENQRERCTHVNQHDDELFYSEDYRYELDMLIETIRSAIARIKNFLEQSDRSAGPIKGIRDHLIAADLRCIEQIYGEHGLEMVDGVHKEPRKALPVVLGRFEQKEAEWVKFRSEMNERWKQVHQSQ; encoded by the coding sequence ATGGTGAAGGTGAAACCGTCCCGCTCCGACGCCATTGATTTCTACAACAAGGTCCGAGATGCTTTTGGGGATGAATCGCTGGAGCTGCACTTGTTCATTGAAGCCTTCCGCAAGTACAGGTCGTCCCTCGACTCCGCCGTGTTCTTGGACAAGGTCACCACACTGTTAGGTGCCCGCCCGGACCTGCTCCGCTCATTGAATTTCCTCTTCCTGCCTgatgaaagaaagatcaaaatCCGTGGCATCAATGATCCGCGCCGCAATAAAGCCGTGTCCAAACTCATGTTTGAATGCACGATAGACTTCGTCACTAGGGCCAGGAAACAACTCAGGCACCATCCCGGGGTTTACGAGTCGTTTGTCAAGATCGTAAGTACCAACAAGGGCGATCTGGTGGAAGCTTACAGCAAGGTCTCTATACTATTGAAGGATTTTCCGGACTTGCTTTGCGACTGCAGCAGATATTTTCCGAAATCCGTGATCAAGAGAGCCAAGGAGCCCGAGACTAGTTTGAGTTGTGCAAGATTCGGCCCCAGCTACATGCTTCTACCGGAGGCCAAGGTCAAGTCAAGACCAGGATCAGGGCTTGCAGCTCAGGTCCTGAACCACCATGTCGTCTTAAAAAGGAACTTTCCTATGTCGGATTCCAGTGAGAATCAGCGGGAGCGTTGCACACATGTGAATCAACATGATGACGAGCTGTTCTACTCTGAGGATTATCGCTACGAGCTGGACATGTTGATCGAGACCATAAGGTCCGCCATTGCCCGCATAAAAAATTTCCTCGAACAAAGTGATCGCTCTGCAGGACCCATAAAGGGCATTCGAGATCACCTGATCGCGGCAGACCTGAGGTGCATCGAGCAGATATACGGCGAGCATGGCCTTGAAATGGTGGACGGAGTGCACAAGGAACCGAGGAAGGCTTTGCCTGTAGTGCTGGGACGGTTCGAGCAGAAGGAAGCAGAGTGGGTTAAATTTCGGTCGGAGATGAACGAGAGATGGAAGCAGGTTCATCAGTCCCAGTAA
- the LOC116209788 gene encoding dynamin-related protein 4C-like, whose product MEPNPLDNQLSNGFLAVVPHPEPRPLATHPPIVSSYNDHIRPILDAVDRLRNLQVMKEGIQLPTIVVVGDQSSGKSSVLESLAGISLPRGQGICTRVPLIMRLQNYLSPEPELYLEFNGKIVQTDEENVTCAIGSATEEIAGRQKGISNTPLTLVVKKDGVPDLTMVDLPGITRVPVHGQPEDIYEQISGMIMEYIRPEESIILNVLSATVDFSTCESIRMSQMVDKTGHRTLGVVTKADKAPEGLFEKVTADDVNIGLGYVCVRNRIGEETYEEARMEEAKLFDTHPLLSKIDKRIVGIPVLSEKLIQIQATIVAKCLPEIVGKINEKLNINVAELNKMPKILSTIAEAMTAFMQIMGSAKDSLSKILLRGEYDEYPHEKQMHGTARFIEMLDRFANELQGDPESDQKSNFLMEEIAVLEEAKGICLKNFLPRTAFLTILHRKVEDISSKPSKLMIELWDYIQGVVITVLMDHSKNYPPLQASMRRAAQNLITKMKERAMSRVMEIIEMEKLTDYTCDPEYISEWNKLMGEEPKLLEAINNESFGKPYTVSLVGIGEVEIDHLRRFKHHLQQAFDLKMRMTSYWKIVQRRLVDTMAMFMLFNVQVLVNREMEVEIVNDLVGPQGGGIERMLEESPSVAIKREKLQGSIKLLRESAEIVATIVHRAATSADLD is encoded by the coding sequence ATGGAACCGAACCCCCTGGACAACCAACTTTCCAACGGCTTCCTCGCTGTAGTTCCCCATCCCGAGCCTCGCCCCTTGGCAACTCATCCACCGATTGTTTCCTCCTACAATGACCACATCAGGCCTATCCTTGATGCCGTGGACCGACTCCGGAACCTACAGGTAATGAAGGAGGGCATCCAGCTCCCAACAATTGTGGTCGTCGGGGACCAGTCGTCTGGAAAATCTAGTGTGCTCGAGTCCCTTGCTGGGATCAGCCTTCCCCGGGGCCAAGGGATCTGCACCCGTGTCCCGCTCATCATGCGGCTCCAGAACTACCTCAGCCCCGAACCGGAACTTTACCTGGAGTTCAATGGGAAGATTGTGCAGACTGATGAGGAGAATGTTACATGCGCCATCGGTTCTGCCACCGAGGAGATTGCTGGTCGCCAGAAGGGCATATCGAATACTCCTTTAACTCTGGTGGTTAAGAAGGATGGCGTCCCGGACCTCACCATGGTGGACTTGCCAGGGATCACACGGGTCCCTGTCCATGGGCAGCCCGAGGATATCTATGAGCAGATATCAGGGATGATCATGGAGTACATAAGGCCCGAGGAGAGCATCATCCTCAACGTGCTTTCAGCCACGGTGGATTTCTCCACCTGCGAGTCCATCAGGATGTCTCAGATGGTCGACAAGACAGGCCACAGGACCCTGGGAGTTGTGACAAAGGCGGACAAGGCTCCTGAAGGGCTGTTCGAGAAGGTCACTGCCGATGATGTGAATATTGGGCTCGGTTACGTCTGTGTGAGGAACCGTATCGGGGAAGAGACTTACGAGGAGGCGAGGATGGAGGAGGCGAAGCTGTTCGATACTCATCCCCTGCTGTCAAAGATTGATAAGAGGATCGTGGGGATCCCTGTTCTGTCTGAGAAGCTGATACAGATTCAAGCCACAATAGTAGCAAAGTGCCTGCCAGAAATTGTGGGAAAGATCAACGAGAAGCTGAACATCAATGTCGCCGAGCTTAACAAGATGCCAAAGATTCTTTCTACTATTGCAGAGGCCATGACTGCTTTTATGCAGATTATGGGATCGGCCAAGGATTCTCTAAGTAAGATTCTGCTGAGAGGTGAATACGATGAGTACCCACATGAAAAGCAAATGCACGGCACTGCAAGATTCATCGAGATGCTGGACCGGTTCGCCAATGAGCTTCAGGGGGACCCTGAGAGCGACCAGAAGAGTAACTTCTTGATGGAGGAGATTGCGGTGTTGGAGGAAGCCAAGGGGATCTGCCTCAAAAACTTCCTTCCCCGAACTGCTTTCCTTACCATTCTCCATAGGAAGGTGGAAGATATTTCCAGTAAGCCTTCCAAGTTAATGATCGAGCTGTGGGATTACATCCAAGGAGTGGTAATTACAGTCCTAATGGATCACTCCAAGAATTATCCCCCTCTTCAAGCAAGTATGAGGAGGGCTGCACAAAATCTGATCACAAAGATGAAGGAAAGGGCGATGAGTCGGGTGATGGAGATCATCGAGATGGAGAAGCTCACCGACTATACATGTGACCCCGAGTATATTTCCGAGTGGAACAAACTGATGGGGGAGGAGCCGAAGCTCCTGGAAGCTATCAACAATGAGAGTTTCGGAAAGCCTTACACTGTGTCTCTAGTAGGGATCGGAGAGGTTGAAATTGACCACCTGAGGCGATTCAAGCACCATCTGCAGCAAGCTTTCGATCTGAAAATGAGGATGACTTCTTACTGGAAGATTGTACAGAGGCGGCTCGTGGACACGATGGCAATGTTCATGCTTTTCAACGTCCAGGTCCTGGTGAACAGGGAGATGGAGGTGGAGATCGTGAATGATCTTGTTGGGCCTCAAGGGGGCGGGATCGAGAGGATGCTAGAGGAGTCCCCATCGGTGGCAATTAAGCGGGAGAAACTGCAGGGGAGCATCAAGCTCTTAAGAGAGTCAGCTGAAATTGTTGCTACAATTGTTCACAGGGCTGCTACTAGCGCTGATCTTGATTAA